The sequence GCTGTTGCGCACCAGCGGATAGAAATGCCCGGCCAGAAAGAAGGTCGCGATTGTCCCGCAGATCTGCAGGATGGCGCCCACCAGGCCGCGGCGGAATCCCAGGGCGGCGGTGAAAAGCAGGGCTGCCAGGATTATCCAGTCGATCACTCCCATGTTTTTCTCCCTTTATCGCTATAAAAAAAACGGACAGGGACGGATCCCTGTCGCATGCTTTAACAAATTTGAGGGATTCGCCCGGTTATCTCATGTAACGCTGCATCCGGCGCTGGACTTTGAGCATCTTGCGCGCTGAGGCGTTGGCTTCGCGTTTTTTTCTCACGCTTGGCTTTTCAAAGGCTTGTCTCTTCTTTATTTCGGAAAGAATCGCGGCTTTTTCGCATTTCTTCTTGAATCTTTTCAGCAGGTAATCGAAGGACTCATTGTCTTTGGCTACTACTGTCGGCAAACAAATCACCACCTTTTTTCTTTGATTGGGATGTGCACGTTTTTTCGGGCTGGGTTTATTGTCAAGTGGAAATTGAAAGAGAAGAGACCTGGCCCACCAACGCCAGGATCAAAAAAAATCCCCGCTCCGGTCAGCTGAACTGGGTCGAGTTCGGCATGGCCAAGGCGCGGGGATCCAATGTAACAGGTTGGGGCTATAGTTTTAGGGATATTCCCAGTTTTCCGCCGGAGAACGCGTTACCGCCGCCAAATTCCAAGTTTACACCTAATTTGTCGGTGAAGTAATAGCGTCCGCCGATCTGGCCGGCGATACCCAATTGCGACTTGTAACTTCCGGGATAGCTGCTGGGAGAGTTGAAAACATAATACCCGAGATTGAGCCCGGCATAAAAATCCCAGGGTTCGGGGATGTTCAGAATATGGTTGAAGTGGTAGTTCACATTTCCGGAGATCCCCAGCACGGAGTGATCCCAGTAAACTTGGGCGATCTTCTGCCGGTAGGACCGAAACGACACTTCAGCGCCGATAGACACATCCCGGGAGAGGCCGTAATCCAGGCCGGCATAAACCGGAACTCCCCAGGCGGACAGGCCGACACCGGCATTGAGCTGGGTTTGGCCTGTGGAAATGGGACTTTGGGCGAAGGCAACCGCCAGGGCGGCCATCATAACGATGAGTATGATTGTTCTTTTCATTTTTCCTACTTGTTGGGTTTGAGGTTTGTTTCCGCCAGACGCGGTGTCCGGAGACACAGAGCCTCCGGACGTTACTGCGGGCCTTAAAGTATCTTATTGCCGCGGATGATCCGCACCAGGATAACTATGACGGCGATCACCAGAAGAATGTGGATGAATCCGCCCAGCGTGTACGAAGTTAACAATCCCAACAGCCACAGGGCGACCAGGACAACTGCGATAATCCATAACATGGTATACTCCTTAATTTAGAGGTGATGGGGCTGGCTGGACCGTGGTCAGCAAGCCCCGCTTCAGGATGGTGCTCAGGGTTAGTTTCCATTCTTCCCACACGGTCTCGTCATGGAAATCCCGTTCATTGATCATCGAGATCAACGGAGCCAGATAAATGGCGCT is a genomic window of Candidatus Syntrophosphaera sp. containing:
- the rpsU gene encoding 30S ribosomal protein S21; amino-acid sequence: MPTVVAKDNESFDYLLKRFKKKCEKAAILSEIKKRQAFEKPSVRKKREANASARKMLKVQRRMQRYMR
- a CDS encoding lmo0937 family membrane protein → MLWIIAVVLVALWLLGLLTSYTLGGFIHILLVIAVIVILVRIIRGNKIL
- a CDS encoding porin family protein: MKRTIILIVMMAALAVAFAQSPISTGQTQLNAGVGLSAWGVPVYAGLDYGLSRDVSIGAEVSFRSYRQKIAQVYWDHSVLGISGNVNYHFNHILNIPEPWDFYAGLNLGYYVFNSPSSYPGSYKSQLGIAGQIGGRYYFTDKLGVNLEFGGGNAFSGGKLGISLKL